The Nesterenkonia xinjiangensis genome contains a region encoding:
- a CDS encoding tripartite tricarboxylate transporter permease: MNAFEGFLYGLEIAVSPELLVAAFLGAFAGTLIGVLPGIGPVAGAAVVLPITFMYDPLVGMVLISAIYLASQFGGSITSVLVNIPGDAQSIVATFDGYPLAQKGRAGAAVGIMVGGSFIAGVLGILVVLLTIPIITPVALSFGPAEFFALTAGGLIALSRISGGSIASGLFPMAVGVALATVGTDAIHSYNRYTFGVIELATGISLAMLAVGLYGISEILYMVENRKLSTKGLSRIRVRDLTPTRAEVREASMPWLRGSLVGYGFGILPGPSATLATFGSYRVEQALGRGKGGFGTGRVAGLAGPEAANSGATVGSMVPALLLGLPFSATLAMMLAAMQVHGVAPGPLLIDRNPELFWSVIAALFVCNIMLVLINVPLVGLWIRVVRTPVYLLAPSILLLGAIGVYSVNTNLIDLRLMVLIGAAGYILRKANFSIASMLIGLVLGSLVEQYFLEGMAMGAGDPGYFLSTPTAIVLWSLVLLAVVAPVLSRAAARIRGGRIHHTETATSKGRS; the protein is encoded by the coding sequence ATGAATGCGTTTGAAGGTTTCCTCTACGGACTGGAGATAGCAGTCTCACCCGAGCTGTTGGTCGCCGCCTTTCTGGGGGCGTTCGCCGGCACACTCATCGGTGTGCTGCCGGGAATCGGCCCGGTGGCGGGCGCAGCGGTGGTCCTGCCGATCACCTTCATGTACGACCCCCTGGTCGGGATGGTGCTGATCTCCGCGATCTATCTGGCGTCCCAGTTCGGCGGCTCCATCACCTCGGTACTGGTCAACATCCCCGGGGATGCTCAGTCGATCGTCGCCACCTTCGACGGCTACCCCCTCGCGCAGAAGGGCCGGGCCGGGGCCGCTGTGGGGATCATGGTCGGCGGTTCGTTCATCGCCGGCGTCCTGGGGATCCTGGTGGTGCTGCTGACGATCCCGATCATCACGCCCGTCGCCCTGAGCTTCGGACCCGCCGAATTCTTCGCCCTGACGGCGGGAGGATTGATCGCGCTGTCTCGCATCTCAGGCGGAAGCATCGCCTCGGGTCTCTTCCCGATGGCGGTCGGCGTGGCGCTGGCGACAGTCGGCACTGACGCGATCCACAGCTACAACCGGTACACCTTCGGCGTCATTGAGCTTGCCACCGGCATCTCTCTCGCCATGCTGGCCGTGGGCCTGTACGGCATCTCCGAGATCCTCTACATGGTGGAGAACAGGAAGCTCAGCACGAAGGGCCTGAGCAGGATCCGAGTGCGCGACCTGACGCCCACCAGAGCGGAGGTCAGGGAGGCGAGCATGCCGTGGCTGCGCGGTTCCCTGGTCGGCTACGGCTTCGGGATTCTCCCCGGACCGTCGGCCACCCTCGCCACCTTCGGCTCCTACCGCGTCGAACAGGCGCTGGGCCGGGGCAAGGGCGGATTCGGCACAGGCAGAGTCGCCGGACTGGCGGGGCCCGAGGCGGCCAACAGCGGCGCGACGGTCGGCAGCATGGTTCCCGCCCTGCTGCTGGGCCTGCCATTCTCCGCGACCTTGGCGATGATGCTCGCCGCCATGCAGGTGCACGGGGTCGCGCCGGGGCCGCTGCTGATCGACAGGAACCCGGAGCTCTTCTGGTCGGTCATCGCTGCGCTGTTCGTCTGCAACATCATGCTGGTACTGATCAACGTTCCCCTCGTGGGCCTCTGGATCCGTGTGGTGCGCACACCGGTCTACCTGCTGGCCCCCTCGATCCTTCTCCTTGGTGCAATCGGCGTCTACAGCGTCAACACCAACCTGATCGATCTACGCCTGATGGTGCTCATCGGGGCGGCAGGGTACATCCTGCGGAAGGCGAACTTCAGCATCGCATCCATGCTCATAGGCCTCGTTCTGGGTTCCTTGGTGGAGCAGTACTTCCTCGAGGGAATGGCCATGGGCGCGGGCGACCCCGGGTACTTCCTCTCCACGCCGACGGCCATCGTGCTGTGGAGCCTCGTGCTGCTCGCCGTCGTGGCACCCGTGCTCTCTCGGGCCGCCGCTCGAATCCGCGGGGGCCGCATCCACCACACTGAAACGGCCACGTCGAAAGGACGATCATGA
- a CDS encoding creatininase family protein, translated as MQTPDRTRITRFGDLTSPEAAQRRGALLILPVGALEQHGDGLPLSTDTLRAEYVAEAVAERLAGRAHVLPGLPYGVSPHHASFPGTVSLSARLFIDVVSSIVRNLGEAGWERILVVSGHGGNGASLGVVEQDLLATHPDLHFAWTLVGTLAPEASAKLPTAEVSGHSGESETAQVLAIAPSAVDRSSLTAGVRTLQELNAKARLSRIKPPSISVRFEHYADNGVLGDPTTVTAEQGEVILEEIVTRLTEYAEAMLSL; from the coding sequence ATGCAGACGCCTGACCGCACGCGGATCACCCGATTCGGTGACCTCACCAGTCCCGAGGCGGCACAGCGGAGGGGGGCGCTGCTCATCCTCCCCGTGGGCGCCCTGGAGCAGCACGGAGATGGGCTTCCCCTCTCCACTGACACTCTTCGGGCAGAATATGTCGCTGAAGCAGTGGCGGAGAGGCTGGCAGGCAGAGCGCATGTGCTTCCGGGTCTTCCCTACGGGGTCTCGCCCCACCACGCAAGCTTCCCCGGCACCGTGAGCCTGTCGGCGCGCCTCTTCATCGACGTGGTCTCTTCGATCGTCCGGAACCTCGGTGAAGCCGGGTGGGAACGGATTCTCGTGGTCTCCGGGCATGGCGGAAACGGGGCTTCCCTCGGTGTGGTCGAGCAGGATCTCCTGGCTACCCACCCTGACCTCCACTTCGCCTGGACTCTTGTCGGAACTCTGGCTCCTGAAGCCTCAGCGAAGCTGCCCACGGCGGAGGTCTCCGGGCACTCCGGTGAGTCGGAGACTGCACAGGTGCTGGCCATCGCCCCCTCTGCGGTGGACCGTTCCTCTCTCACAGCAGGGGTGCGGACGTTGCAGGAGCTCAATGCCAAGGCCCGCCTGAGCAGAATCAAGCCTCCTTCGATCTCTGTGCGGTTCGAGCACTACGCCGACAACGGGGTGTTGGGGGATCCGACAACGGTGACCGCAGAGCAGGGGGAGGTCATCCTGGAAGAGATCGTCACGCGGTTGACCGAGTACGCCGAGGCGATGCTCTCGCTGTAG
- a CDS encoding Bug family tripartite tricarboxylate transporter substrate binding protein, whose protein sequence is MSKTLRLGAATIAVSALGLTACGDDGDYPSEDITFVVPFGTGGANDQIARAFAQELESELGVNVNVENREGGGATIGTSHVINSDPDGYTIGLAPGAALAQQPLTNDDLPYSSPEDYHVVGKIAEMPGIVAVPGDSEFDDLEEFMSYAKDNPGELQASQAGNGTTQDLLIRELGRLADAEIQSIPLAGGGQEATLAAVSGRVDATFGFAPAIKGFVESDDLKVIGVVSDEQYEAFPEAQLSTDIGYDTPLRAVYYIVLPLETPEDVREQLETATESIVDSEAMAQFSEESGFVLDHRDHDAAVEEITEYTELYEEFNANFDIED, encoded by the coding sequence ATGAGTAAGACGCTCCGTCTTGGTGCCGCAACCATCGCGGTCTCCGCACTGGGACTCACAGCCTGTGGCGACGACGGCGACTACCCCTCCGAAGACATCACCTTCGTCGTGCCCTTCGGCACCGGCGGAGCGAATGACCAGATCGCCAGGGCCTTCGCCCAGGAACTCGAGTCGGAACTCGGCGTCAACGTCAACGTGGAGAATCGCGAGGGCGGAGGGGCCACCATTGGCACTTCCCACGTCATCAATTCAGATCCGGACGGCTACACCATAGGCCTGGCCCCAGGTGCAGCACTGGCGCAGCAGCCGTTGACCAATGACGATCTGCCGTACAGCTCGCCCGAGGATTATCACGTGGTCGGCAAGATCGCCGAGATGCCAGGCATCGTCGCGGTGCCCGGCGACTCGGAATTCGACGATCTGGAGGAGTTCATGAGCTACGCCAAGGACAATCCGGGAGAGCTCCAGGCTTCCCAGGCGGGCAACGGGACGACCCAGGACCTCCTGATCCGGGAGCTCGGCCGTCTGGCCGATGCTGAGATCCAATCGATCCCCCTCGCCGGCGGAGGCCAGGAGGCAACCTTGGCGGCCGTCTCCGGACGCGTCGATGCGACGTTCGGCTTCGCACCCGCGATCAAGGGCTTCGTCGAGTCCGATGACCTGAAGGTCATCGGCGTGGTCAGCGATGAGCAGTACGAGGCCTTCCCCGAGGCCCAGCTCTCGACGGACATCGGATACGACACCCCCCTGCGTGCGGTGTACTACATCGTCCTGCCCCTGGAGACGCCCGAGGACGTCCGCGAACAGCTCGAGACGGCCACCGAATCCATCGTCGACAGCGAGGCGATGGCCCAGTTCTCGGAGGAGTCCGGGTTCGTCCTGGACCACCGGGACCACGACGCCGCGGTCGAGGAGATCACGGAGTACACGGAGCTCTACGAAGAGTTCAACGCCAACTTCGACATCGAAGACTAG
- a CDS encoding iron-siderophore ABC transporter substrate-binding protein, which translates to MSRPSGLPRLSRALSAGLALTALLAVAACDDGATASSQSSSDSADQGEISSVEHAFGIEKIEGQPERVVTLGQGSAESAIALGVIPVGVEEYAWGADETGYLPWIHEAVEESGEELPEQFTGGTELDVEAILELDPDVILAPWSGITEEQHDVLSDIAPTIAYPEEPWTITWEQQIEMVSTALGQEERAQELIDEVEDAFAAAARPEWEDHTFSFIYNDGPGTLGVMFPDEQRVAMVRNLGLTVDPVVHDLDEYKVEGTDSAMIGLENADMISDSELIFTFYSDEENRAEIEAQDLYASIPAIADGAVVAPTDASLVTASSIISPLTVPWVIDRYEPLIEEAVAASEH; encoded by the coding sequence ATGTCCCGACCATCCGGGCTGCCCCGACTCTCCCGCGCCCTCTCTGCCGGCCTCGCGCTGACCGCCCTGCTGGCGGTAGCCGCCTGCGACGACGGTGCCACCGCCTCCTCCCAGAGCTCGTCGGACTCTGCGGACCAGGGCGAGATCAGCTCGGTGGAGCACGCCTTTGGCATCGAGAAGATCGAGGGGCAGCCTGAACGTGTGGTCACCCTCGGGCAGGGGTCGGCAGAGTCGGCGATCGCCCTCGGTGTCATCCCGGTGGGTGTCGAGGAGTACGCCTGGGGCGCCGACGAGACCGGCTATCTGCCATGGATCCACGAGGCTGTGGAGGAGAGTGGCGAAGAGCTGCCCGAGCAGTTCACCGGCGGCACCGAGCTTGACGTCGAAGCCATTCTCGAGCTTGACCCCGACGTGATCCTGGCACCGTGGTCCGGGATCACCGAGGAGCAGCACGACGTCCTCTCCGACATCGCCCCCACGATCGCCTACCCCGAGGAGCCCTGGACGATCACCTGGGAGCAGCAGATCGAGATGGTCTCCACCGCCCTCGGGCAGGAGGAGCGGGCCCAGGAGCTCATCGATGAGGTCGAGGACGCCTTCGCCGCGGCCGCCCGCCCTGAATGGGAGGACCACACCTTCTCCTTCATCTACAACGACGGGCCGGGAACCCTCGGCGTCATGTTTCCGGACGAGCAGCGGGTCGCGATGGTCCGGAACCTGGGACTGACCGTCGACCCGGTGGTCCACGATCTCGACGAGTACAAGGTCGAAGGTACAGATTCCGCGATGATCGGCCTGGAGAACGCTGACATGATCTCCGACTCGGAGCTGATCTTCACCTTCTACAGCGACGAGGAGAACCGTGCCGAGATCGAGGCTCAGGATCTCTACGCCTCCATCCCCGCGATCGCCGACGGCGCCGTGGTCGCTCCCACGGACGCCTCTCTGGTCACGGCCTCCTCCATCATCAGCCCGCTGACCGTGCCCTGGGTCATCGACCGCTATGAGCCGCTGATCGAAGAGGCCGTCGCCGCCAGTGAGCACTGA
- a CDS encoding tripartite tricarboxylate transporter TctB family protein: protein MTTAHETQEAREVSEGGLRIAVGLLGLAAFCYYTWDAGSMPVGQMAMPGPGFFPLLIGAFGVLSSIIVIVDALFKLRQETTVLIPSGGTARRLGGLILLLTLFVLAIDVIGTYLGSILFCSLSIKLLSSHAWWRCVVYGTTMAVVCVFLFDTLLNVSLPGFGLW from the coding sequence ATGACCACTGCCCATGAAACCCAAGAAGCCCGTGAGGTCTCCGAAGGCGGCCTGCGGATCGCCGTCGGACTGCTCGGTCTGGCAGCGTTCTGCTACTACACCTGGGACGCCGGCAGCATGCCCGTCGGCCAGATGGCGATGCCCGGTCCCGGCTTCTTCCCGCTCCTCATCGGGGCGTTCGGAGTGCTCTCCTCGATCATCGTGATCGTGGATGCGCTGTTCAAGCTGCGCCAGGAGACGACCGTGCTCATCCCGAGCGGTGGAACCGCCCGACGGCTCGGCGGCCTCATCTTGCTGCTGACGCTCTTCGTGCTGGCGATCGACGTGATCGGCACCTACCTGGGCTCCATTCTGTTCTGCTCTCTGAGCATCAAGCTTCTGAGCTCGCACGCCTGGTGGCGATGCGTCGTCTACGGCACCACCATGGCGGTGGTCTGTGTGTTTCTCTTCGACACCCTGCTCAACGTCTCGCTGCCCGGTTTCGGCCTCTGGTGA
- a CDS encoding alpha/beta hydrolase family esterase encodes MNRAFLRRASLGLLGFAAAGGILMASPDAPSSQASEQSPTDAAKGVECTAPVPQAVGSSAKHSMVSGALEREYILTLPEDYASRSDWPLIVAFHGRGSTGVEVEGYSRLSDLPAVVAYPFGVFPDNADPRRAWQGAPYSDPEVDDVAFAEDLVDHLDAELCLDGEQVFATGKSNGGGLALALACRIPDRITAAAAAAPALYPETRQACLEPSRSPSMIIHGTDDVTIPYGGDPDRDLPDIEEWGLDLAQASRCRPHPDRTHVGDDVEYLSWSACARGGEVTVVSVQGGGHVWPGAAAYSGGGFTTRTLDGNEAVWEFFMKSR; translated from the coding sequence ATGAACCGTGCATTCCTGAGGCGAGCATCTCTGGGCCTCCTCGGCTTCGCAGCGGCAGGGGGCATCCTCATGGCTTCGCCGGATGCCCCTTCCTCACAGGCAAGCGAGCAGTCACCGACGGACGCGGCGAAGGGCGTCGAATGCACCGCGCCGGTGCCGCAGGCGGTCGGAAGCAGCGCGAAGCACAGCATGGTCAGCGGAGCCCTGGAGCGCGAATACATCCTGACCCTTCCGGAGGACTATGCATCCCGATCCGACTGGCCGCTGATCGTGGCCTTTCACGGCCGGGGCAGCACCGGGGTTGAGGTGGAGGGCTACTCCCGGCTCTCCGACCTTCCCGCGGTGGTGGCCTACCCCTTCGGTGTGTTCCCCGACAATGCTGATCCGCGGCGTGCGTGGCAGGGCGCGCCCTACTCCGATCCCGAGGTCGATGATGTGGCGTTCGCCGAGGATCTCGTCGACCACCTCGACGCCGAGCTCTGCCTCGACGGCGAGCAGGTGTTCGCCACCGGAAAGTCCAACGGAGGAGGCCTGGCTCTCGCCCTGGCCTGCCGGATTCCGGACCGGATCACCGCCGCGGCCGCTGCGGCACCGGCGCTGTATCCGGAGACTCGGCAAGCATGCCTGGAGCCGTCAAGATCTCCCAGCATGATCATCCACGGCACGGACGACGTCACGATCCCCTACGGCGGAGACCCTGACCGGGACCTGCCCGACATCGAGGAGTGGGGTTTGGACCTGGCGCAGGCAAGTCGATGCCGCCCACATCCCGACAGAACGCACGTCGGGGACGACGTCGAGTACCTGAGCTGGTCCGCATGCGCGCGGGGCGGCGAGGTCACCGTGGTCTCCGTCCAGGGCGGAGGACATGTCTGGCCGGGGGCAGCCGCCTACTCCGGAGGCGGCTTCACCACCCGTACGCTCGACGGCAACGAGGCGGTGTGGGAGTTCTTCATGAAGTCGCGGTAG
- a CDS encoding PadR family transcriptional regulator, with the protein MGEEMTEPRWPSPWVRAALGTAILAALEGGPLHGYGIAVALQGRGFGRPKGGSLYPLLTALENDGAVTAAWEQGASGPGRKTYALTHSGRTRLKQERTGWHELADALRDRDTDERHS; encoded by the coding sequence ATGGGTGAAGAGATGACGGAACCGCGCTGGCCGTCGCCCTGGGTGCGGGCCGCCCTAGGCACGGCGATCCTCGCCGCTCTGGAAGGCGGCCCGCTGCATGGTTACGGCATCGCCGTCGCGCTGCAGGGCCGAGGCTTCGGTCGCCCCAAAGGCGGCTCGCTCTACCCGCTGCTGACGGCATTGGAGAATGACGGCGCTGTCACGGCGGCCTGGGAACAGGGAGCCAGCGGCCCTGGCCGAAAGACCTACGCCCTCACCCACAGCGGGCGCACACGCCTGAAGCAGGAGCGCACAGGCTGGCACGAACTTGCTGACGCGCTCCGAGATCGAGACACGGATGAAAGGCACTCATGA
- a CDS encoding FadR/GntR family transcriptional regulator, whose product MKTERLIETLSHEILSTIRTNGLVPGQALPPARELASRFGVTVPSVREALRRLEATDLVELRHGSGTYVGASIHRRILDNPYYDPADRDSIAELFDARIAIEPGIAALAAQVRDDDALNRLTRGTDHALEHETEVPVGHFHVELARASGNRALCELLEALLSLYRRAHQTSRVRYDRVQDHREHCEIVDAVRRGDPFEAEHRTKRHLINLKNAALGAEENDDNPHADA is encoded by the coding sequence TTGAAGACCGAGCGACTCATCGAGACTCTCAGCCACGAGATTCTGAGCACTATCCGCACCAATGGTCTCGTTCCCGGCCAGGCCCTTCCGCCGGCCCGCGAGCTCGCCAGCCGCTTCGGCGTCACCGTGCCCAGTGTTCGAGAGGCGCTGCGTCGGCTGGAAGCCACCGATCTGGTGGAGCTGCGTCACGGCTCCGGAACCTACGTCGGCGCGTCGATCCACCGTCGCATCCTGGACAACCCCTACTACGATCCCGCCGACCGGGACTCGATCGCGGAGCTCTTCGACGCCCGCATCGCCATCGAGCCCGGAATCGCGGCCCTTGCCGCGCAAGTCCGCGACGACGACGCCCTGAACCGTCTGACGCGCGGCACCGACCATGCCCTGGAGCACGAGACCGAGGTTCCCGTCGGGCATTTCCACGTTGAATTGGCTCGGGCGAGTGGGAACCGGGCGCTCTGTGAGCTCCTCGAGGCTCTGCTGTCCCTCTACAGACGGGCACATCAGACCTCGCGGGTCCGCTATGACCGTGTTCAGGATCATCGAGAACACTGCGAGATCGTCGACGCCGTCCGCAGGGGCGACCCGTTTGAGGCGGAGCACAGGACGAAGAGGCACCTGATCAACCTGAAGAACGCCGCTCTCGGCGCTGAGGAGAACGATGATAACCCCCATGCAGACGCCTGA
- a CDS encoding iron ABC transporter permease: MPPSPGSAHRRWSASARIILIHLLALMVLALVCAASIAYGSRPAPLGEVWEALHGSGEEHLQAVVDARIPRTVLGSVVGAALALSGVLIQALTRNPLAEPGLLGITMGASASMVTVVAVAGPVSGVAAAWTAVPGAVLAVLVVQLIGARARAGSVVPLILAGAVVSAVLGAYVQAMILLRPDTFDSYRHWVVGSLAGARPETLGDLAPMLLLGALLAVLLVSGLNTLALGEGVAVSLGVRVGWLRLGTVTAVTLLAAAATAAIGPVAFVGLAVPHLVRGIVGSDVRLQATVSVPVGAALLVASDVVARVILRPEELMVGMLTAFIGAPMLLLAVRRGKVRL, from the coding sequence GTGCCGCCGAGTCCAGGCTCCGCGCACCGGCGCTGGTCGGCTTCAGCGAGGATCATCCTCATCCACCTGCTGGCTCTGATGGTGCTCGCCCTGGTCTGCGCGGCGAGTATCGCCTACGGGTCCCGCCCTGCTCCGCTGGGAGAGGTGTGGGAAGCCTTGCACGGGAGCGGGGAGGAGCACCTGCAGGCCGTGGTGGACGCGCGGATCCCGCGCACCGTCCTCGGGTCCGTGGTCGGGGCGGCCCTGGCCCTGTCCGGAGTGCTGATCCAGGCGCTGACCCGTAATCCGCTGGCCGAGCCCGGCTTGCTGGGCATCACCATGGGTGCCTCGGCCTCGATGGTGACCGTGGTTGCCGTCGCAGGCCCCGTCTCAGGGGTGGCCGCCGCCTGGACCGCCGTGCCCGGTGCTGTGCTGGCGGTGCTGGTCGTTCAGCTGATCGGCGCCCGCGCGCGGGCTGGCTCCGTCGTCCCGCTGATCCTGGCCGGGGCGGTGGTCTCGGCGGTGCTCGGCGCCTATGTCCAGGCCATGATCCTGCTGCGGCCCGACACTTTCGACTCTTACCGCCACTGGGTGGTCGGCTCCCTGGCCGGGGCCCGGCCGGAGACGCTGGGTGACCTGGCGCCGATGCTGCTGCTGGGTGCGCTGCTCGCCGTGCTGCTGGTCTCCGGGCTGAACACGCTTGCGCTGGGTGAGGGTGTCGCCGTCTCGCTGGGCGTCCGGGTCGGCTGGCTGCGCCTCGGCACGGTCACAGCGGTGACGCTGCTGGCAGCGGCGGCGACCGCCGCCATCGGACCAGTGGCCTTCGTGGGTCTCGCCGTCCCGCATCTGGTCCGCGGGATCGTCGGCAGCGACGTGCGGCTGCAGGCCACGGTCTCGGTGCCGGTCGGCGCGGCTCTGTTGGTCGCCTCGGATGTCGTGGCGCGGGTGATCCTGCGTCCGGAGGAGCTGATGGTAGGCATGCTCACCGCCTTCATCGGCGC
- a CDS encoding amidohydrolase: MTRIAMREIRRRLHAHPEPGFLEFHTVGVITEQLDLLGVEYHTGTAAMDPTAIMDGPSPAEREDWGRRALERGMEPRRVETLTQEGTAIVAIIRGRRPGPVWGLRCDIDALPIAESREPDHLPWRQGFASRTPYMHACGHDGHTSIGLGVLSRLQDEDFAGELRIFFQPAEEGTRGAAPMLAAGVADDVERMLAFHLRADVPLGTVIGGVENYKATTKWRAIFTGAPAHASGAPEKGRNALLAAAHATLGIHGMPRFATTDTRVNVGTFHAAGAANIIPAEATITYEVRAEDNDAVNDMSRRADAAVEGAARMHDVQVETTLSGQAPTTTPDEEMLSLIETASAAVPAITAFSRRARLTCGSDDAHLFIRAVQRNGGIGTYLGIGAQNTEAPHHSAHFDFDEAALDVTADLLAATVREAVGPSG, from the coding sequence ATGACGCGCATCGCCATGCGTGAGATCAGACGGCGTCTTCACGCCCACCCCGAACCAGGCTTCCTGGAGTTCCACACCGTCGGGGTCATCACCGAGCAGCTTGATCTGCTGGGAGTGGAGTACCACACCGGCACCGCGGCCATGGACCCCACCGCCATCATGGACGGCCCGTCGCCGGCCGAGCGTGAGGATTGGGGCCGGCGGGCGCTGGAACGCGGCATGGAACCTCGGCGGGTCGAGACGCTCACACAAGAGGGGACAGCGATCGTCGCGATCATCCGGGGCAGGAGGCCAGGCCCGGTCTGGGGCCTGCGCTGCGACATCGACGCGCTGCCCATCGCGGAAAGCCGCGAGCCGGATCACCTCCCGTGGCGTCAGGGATTCGCCTCCCGCACCCCGTATATGCATGCCTGCGGCCATGATGGGCATACGTCGATCGGCCTGGGTGTGCTCAGCCGCCTTCAGGACGAGGACTTCGCCGGCGAGCTCAGGATCTTCTTCCAACCAGCAGAAGAGGGCACCCGTGGTGCGGCCCCGATGCTCGCCGCCGGCGTCGCGGACGACGTCGAGCGGATGCTCGCCTTTCACCTGCGCGCCGATGTGCCATTGGGCACGGTCATCGGCGGCGTCGAGAACTACAAGGCGACCACCAAATGGCGGGCGATCTTCACGGGCGCCCCCGCACACGCATCCGGCGCCCCCGAGAAGGGCCGGAACGCGCTGCTGGCCGCGGCGCACGCGACGCTGGGCATCCACGGAATGCCACGATTCGCCACCACGGACACCCGTGTGAATGTCGGCACCTTCCACGCGGCAGGTGCCGCGAACATCATCCCGGCTGAGGCGACCATCACCTATGAGGTCCGCGCTGAAGACAATGACGCCGTGAACGATATGAGTCGGCGCGCGGACGCGGCCGTGGAGGGCGCGGCACGCATGCATGATGTGCAGGTCGAGACGACCCTCTCCGGACAGGCACCCACCACGACGCCGGACGAGGAGATGCTCAGCCTCATCGAAACGGCCTCCGCCGCAGTTCCAGCGATCACCGCGTTCAGTCGCCGGGCTCGACTCACATGCGGCAGCGACGACGCTCATCTGTTCATCCGTGCAGTGCAGCGAAACGGCGGCATCGGCACCTACCTGGGGATAGGGGCCCAGAACACCGAGGCACCCCATCACAGTGCACATTTCGACTTCGACGAGGCCGCTCTGGACGTGACCGCCGATCTGCTGGCCGCGACGGTCCGCGAGGCAGTGGGCCCCAGCGGATAG